A genomic segment from Anticarsia gemmatalis isolate Benzon Research Colony breed Stoneville strain chromosome 14, ilAntGemm2 primary, whole genome shotgun sequence encodes:
- the LOC142978096 gene encoding uncharacterized protein LOC142978096 isoform X3, whose product MAPHSPARAAPHAHPHAPPYAQPPPAYPPPHHNHHWPVAPPNVYVSQVTANVNVHGYMGQYYQPQPQYPPAPAERAARAHRRERRAKRAPSPPPPPYYLQYPQYYPAAQAQGAPLYHLPVYQPVVYGPYAYPPYYPDYPMPVEGDPDKGPEEYPQEVVMEQEAVDAYYASAHYAAPPYGPPVEGGVEYMPPMYLPPPPHPPPVPMPQQPPPQTTPHQFNVHAKNFVQGQSQNKTYVPVEKPQEPKTTQPPVSVSAGSVESLPLKDLKINKGPGSPKQGERTVEAALPKAPSPTEKLPAMAPKTDVPKATWTAAETKSEPVIANQSPVAKTFPVAAPTVVSQAPSNKLPPAPSKPTKGPAAPFSGGKQPAKPTVPQTVVPVQQAVSTPKAPFGSRQKRDGPNNRSPSNENHESVERNAPVVEHVKREPPLPPSKAPMPISITLHSAGAPLIVTNKAPFGHSRKGGASAPEPPPAPQPPPPAPTASDFPPPPTPRNRGEPAPAPVVAPQPQPAPGKSWASLFSNKSSGPTTPAAPAPAPVAVAPVIAAEEPTSPTTAAPPVVPNIQKPVAKVPPFDASPLQAATVDKSSPTPRATTVAAVPAVSYSEKTSVNSTAGGARTAPDVRDVPVLKESSPVVPAQPSPFSDDPNSYRMGEFLAKYQLDNRPVSLLPRGLTNRSNFCYVNAILQALIACPPFYNMLKALPYQTRRGKSSTPVIDSLVELCYEFSPLAGAARGGRGTSGPAGGAPAVPAGPPLEGGAGQRVLRALRPFPGSQEGRQEDAEEFLGCLLNSLNDEMLELMKLVEPEEASGAGPAGPAAGGSSEDDDEWKVMGPRNRGAVERRWAARRTPVADIFRGRTRLRLHRAAHHDVTDAVQPFFTLQLDIERAGSVKDALELVAGKDTLEGVSDAWQQLSLEQLPVVLLLHLKCFQLDADGHTAKIVKNVDYPIDLKIDPKIMSSKQKYTSKQRLYKLFAVVYHEGVEAVKGHYLTDTYHGQVGWIRYDDSTVTQVAEAAVLKPKAPRMPYLLMYRRHDTLPPHRAAPPKPE is encoded by the exons TACCCGCCGCCGCACCACAACCACCACTGGCCCGTGGCGCCGCCCAACGTGTACGTGAGCCAGGTCACGGCCAACGTCAACGTGCACGGCTACATGGGGCAGTACTACCAGCCGCAGCCGCAGTacccgcccgcgcccgccgagCGCGCCGCGCGCGCGCACCGCCGCGAGCGCCGCGCCAAGCGCGCGCCgtccccgccgccgccgccctaCTACCTGCAGTACCCGCAGTACTACCCCGCGGCGCAGGCGCAGGGCGCGCCGCTCTACCACCTGCCCGTGTACCAGCCCGTCGTGTACGGGCCCTACGCCTACCCGCCCTACTACCCGGACTACCCGATGCCCGTCGAGGGCGACCCCGACAAGGGGCCCGAGGAGTACCCGCAAGAAGTGGTCATGGAGCAGGAGGCCGTAGACGCGTACTACGCGAGCGCGCACTACGCTGCGCCGCCTTACGGTCCGCCCGTCGAGGGCGGCGTGGAGTACATGCCGCCCATGTACTTGCCTCCGCCCCCGCACCCGCCTCCCGTGCCGATGCCGCAACAGCCGCCCCCACAGACGACGCCGCACCAGTTCAATGTTCACGCCAAAAATTTTGTCCAGGGTCAGAGCCAGAATAAAACCTATGTTCCTGTTGAAAAACCTCAAGAACCGAAGACTACGCAACCTCCGGTGTCCGTATCGGCAGGCTCTGTCGAATCGCTTCCGCTTAAAGATCTCAAAATTAACAAGGGCCCCGGAAGCCCGAAACAAGGTGAACGAACGGTCGAAGCCGCCCTGCCGAAGGCTCCGTCTCCCACTGAAAAACTTCCCGCCATGGCTCCTAAGACTGACGTTCCGAAAGCCACCTGGACTGCTGCCGAAACTAAATCAGAGCCGGTAATAGCTAATCAATCCCCAGTCGCTAAGACGTTCCCTGTAGCCGCTCCGACTGTCGTTAGTCAGGCACCCTCTAACAAATTGCCTCCCGCACCTAGCAAGCCAACAAAAGGCCCAGCTGCACCTTTCTCCGGTGGCAAGCAACCTGCGAAGCCCACTGTGCCGCAGACCGTAGTGCCAGTGCAGCAGGCAGTCTCCACTCCCAAGGCACCCTTCGGTAGCAGACAGAAGCGTGACGGTCCCAATAATCGTTCCCCGTCAAACGAGAACCACGAAAGTGTCGAGAGAAACGCTCCGGTCGTCGAGCATGTAAAACGCGAGCCGCCTCTACCACCGAGCAAGGCTCCGATGCCAATTTCGATCACTCTGCACTCCGCTGGAGCCCCACTGATTGTGACTAACAAGGCTCCATTCGGACACTCGCGAAAGGGCGGCGCGTCGGCACCCGAGCCCCCTCCGGCCCCGCAGCCTCCTCCGCCGGCTCCCACCGCGTCGGACTTCCCGCCGCCGCCTACACCTCGCAACCGTGGCGAACCCGCTCCTGCACCGGTCGTGGCGCCGCAACCGCAGCCCGCGCCCGGTAAATCCTGGGCGAGTCTGTTCTCTAACAAGTCGAGTGGACCCACGACACCTGCAGCGCCAGCTCCCGCGCCCGTCGCCGTGGCTCCCGTGATCGCAGCCGAGGAGCCCACGAGCCCGACGACGGCGGCCCCGCCGGTCGTACCTAACATTCAGAAGCCAGTAGCCAAAGTGCCACCGTTCGACGCCTCTCCTCTGCAAGCGGCGACCGTGGACAAGAGTTCCCCGACCCCGCGAGCCACGACCGTGGCCGCGGTGCCTGCAGTCTCGTACTCTGAGAAAACATCAGTGAACTCGACGGCAGGTGGAGCGAGAACCGCACCTGATGTTCGCGATGTGCCTGTACTTAAGGAGTCCAGCCCCGTCGTGCCAGCACAGCCCTCACCCTTCAGTGACGATCCTAACTCTTACCGGATGGGAG aGTTCCTGGCAAAATATCAGCTGGACAATCGTCCCGTGTCCTTGTTACCCCGAGGCCTGACCAACCGATCTAACTTCTGCTACGTGAACGCGATTCTGCAGGCCTTGATCGCTTGTCCTCCCTTCTACAACATGCTGAAGGCTTTGCCGTACCAAACACGCCGCGGAAAGTCTAGCACACCCGTCATCGATTCCTT AGTGGAGCTCTGCTACGAGTTCAGCCCACTGGCGGGAGCGGCCCGCGGCGGGCGCGGCACCAGCGGGCCGGCGGGCGGCGCCCCCGCCGTGCCCGCCGGCCCGCCGCTCGAGGGCGGCGCCGGCCAGCGGGTGCTGCGCGCCCTGCGGCCCTTCCCCGGCTCGCAGGAGGGTCGCCAGGAGGACGCCGAAGAGTTCCTGGGCTGCCTCCTCAACTCGCTCAACGACGAGATGCTCGAG CTGATGAAGCTGGTCGAGCCGGAGGAGGCGAGCGGCGCAGGCCCCGCGGGCCCGGCGGCGGGCGGGTCGTCGGAGGACGACGACGAGTGGAAGGTGATGGGCCCGCGCAACCGCGGCGCCGTGGAGCGGCGCTGGGCCGCGCGCCGCACGCCCGTGGCGGACATCTTCCGCGGCCGCACGCGCCTGCGCCTGCACCGCGCCGCGCACCACGACGTCACGGACGCCGTGCAGCCCTTCTTCACGCTGCAGCTCGACATCGAG CGCGCCGGCAGCGTGAAGGACGCGCTGGAGCTGGTGGCGGGCAAGGACACGCTGGAGGGCGTGTCGGACGCGTGGCAGCAGCTGTCGCTGGAGCAGCTGCCCGTGGTGCTGCTGCTGCACCTCAAGTGCTTCCAGCTCGACGCCGACGGACACACCGCCAAGATCGTCAAGAACGTCGACTACCCCATCGACCTGAAGATCGATCCCA AAATAATGTCGTCCAAACAGAAGTACACGAGTAAGCAACGCCTCTACAAGTTGTTCGCGGTGGTGTACCACGAGGGCGTCGAGGCCGTGAAGGGTCACTATCTCACCGACACGTATCACGGACAAGTCGGATGGATCAG GTACGACGACTCCACGGTGACGCAGGTGGCGGAGGCGGCCGTGCTGAAGCCCAAGGCGCCGCGCATGCCGTACCTGCTCATGTACCGGCGCCACGACACGCTgccgccgcaccgcgccgcgccgcccaaGCCCGAGTGA
- the LOC142978098 gene encoding sodium-dependent proline transporter-like, which produces MSDSASTRTKTLSGTIDSESTESPLIFDRWTNNISYRQLVISSCIGIFQLLWHPYVHDLRRLLPFLFLYQIFSIFVVYPLFYLELALGVVTKKGVLNCWDLAPVARGIGFAMMCVCILSALAAGAAGAWSLALLVHSAHAFLPWLHCAAAAVPPCAARHRPLPAGSETPPQSFFFNFVLDLKRDGLAGGLGNVVWELSTYYIVCWILVYLVVIKRIYSYSKLVLFKDLLSYFVLVCCAVGAMRLEGATRMFKDAEWSVMFDGLQMWREALEYALVEMTVCQGSLVMLGSYCPKSQHKLGTTAMFSFAVSKTSCVAAALILGATHGALVTDYDTDANIKPGAASAIILWSDYVARVPGSQFWSALIFFNLFLLSITTAALLVQTVMSTFTGRSIRKITWAFLIVACLLFCLIGVITLCTQGGLYIMNFLLSWPVSKPRVPIAAVMATVITYVYGQTTFCEDVYFAVGEYPSLFMRVCWALSPAVMMIAFAGGASTAVTSETTAGWLLVAITVMPVLIVMLFYAIFKCRVRNIVRDEK; this is translated from the exons ATGAGTGATAGTGCG AGCACTCGTACGAAAACATTGTCGGGAACAATCGACTCTGAGTCGACTGAAAGTCCTTTG ATATTCGACCGGTGGACGAACAACATAAGCTACCGTCAGCTGGTGATCTCGTCATGTATCGGCATATTTCAACTGCTATGGCACCCATATGTGCACGACCTGCGCAGATTGCTACCGTTCCTCTTTCTATATCAAATATTCAGCATCTTCGTGGTCTACCCGCTTTTCTATTTAGAACTTGCGTTAGGAGTGGTCACTAAGAAAGGAGTGCTTAATTGCTGGGATTTAGCACCAGTGGCTAGAG GTATAGGGTTCGCGATGATGTGCGTGTGTATTCTGAGCGCGCTGGCGGCTGGCGCGGCGGGTGCATGGAGCCTGGCGCTGCTCGTGCACTCGGCGCACGCCTTCCTGCCGTGGCTGCactgcgccgccgccgccgtacCTCCCTGCGCCGCACGACACCGCCCGCTGCCCGCCGGCAGTGAGACTCCGCCGCAAAGCTTCTTCTT CAACTTCGTGTTAGACCTAAAACGTGACGGCTTAGCCGGCGGGCTCGGCAACGTGGTGTGGGAACTTAGCACTTATTATATCGTCTGTTGGATTCTTGTCTATCTCGTTGTCATCAAGCGGATCTACAGCTATTCTAAG TTGGTGTTATTCAAGGATTTGTTAAGTTACTTCGTATTGGTGTGTTGTGCGGTGGGTGCGATGAGACTAGAGGGCGCCACTAGAATGTTCAAGGATGCTGAATGGAGCGTCATGTTTGATGGATTAcag ATGTGGCGAGAAGCATTAGAATACGCATTAGTTGAGATGACAGTATGTCAAGGCTCGCTAGTGATGCTGGGCTCCTACTGTCCTAAATCTCAACACAAGCTTGGCACTACGGCTATGTTCTCATTCGCCGTGTCTAAGACTAGCTGCGTGGCCGCCGCGCTCATACTGGGCGCCACGCACGGAGCGCTTGTCACGGATTATGATACTGATGCTAATATTAAACCTG GAGCGGCGTCAGCTATCATTCTTTGGTCAGATTACGTTGCACGGGTCCCAGGCAGTCAATTCTGGTCAGCTCTAATATTCTTCAACCTCTTTTTATTGTCTATAACTACAGCT GCTTTGCTGGTACAGACTGTCATGTCAACATTCACAGGACGGTCTATTAGAAAGATAACGTGGGCTTTTCTCATAGTAGCATGTTTGCTGTTCTGTCTGATTGGCGTCATTACTCTATGCAcacag GGTGGTCTTTACATAATGAACTTCCTGCTGAGCTGGCCAGTGTCAAAGCCGCGGGTGCCCATCGCAGCGGTGATGGCGACCGTCATCACCTACGTGTACGGACAGACTACCTTCTGTGAAGACGTGTACTTCGCTGTGGGAGAGTACCCCAGCTTGTTCATGAGGGTCTGCTGGGCACTGTCACCAGCCGTCATGATG ATTGCGTTCGCTGGTGGAGCGAGCACGGCGGTCACAAGTGAGACCACAGCAGGCTGGCTGCTTGTCGCTATCACAGTGATGCCCGTCCTCATTGTAATGCTCTTCTACGCTATCTTCAAGTGTAGAGTCAGG AACATAGTTCGcgatgaaaaataa
- the LOC142978096 gene encoding uncharacterized protein LOC142978096 isoform X1: MDLMKTDYEFLDLSDVKEAELNRLQCALYERIPDISATGLAGGWSESTIEGGSCSPGSAGRATVSSSVDSVSGGECDMAPHSPARAAPHAHPHAPPYAQPPPAYPPPHHNHHWPVAPPNVYVSQVTANVNVHGYMGQYYQPQPQYPPAPAERAARAHRRERRAKRAPSPPPPPYYLQYPQYYPAAQAQGAPLYHLPVYQPVVYGPYAYPPYYPDYPMPVEGDPDKGPEEYPQEVVMEQEAVDAYYASAHYAAPPYGPPVEGGVEYMPPMYLPPPPHPPPVPMPQQPPPQTTPHQFNVHAKNFVQGQSQNKTYVPVEKPQEPKTTQPPVSVSAGSVESLPLKDLKINKGPGSPKQGERTVEAALPKAPSPTEKLPAMAPKTDVPKATWTAAETKSEPVIANQSPVAKTFPVAAPTVVSQAPSNKLPPAPSKPTKGPAAPFSGGKQPAKPTVPQTVVPVQQAVSTPKAPFGSRQKRDGPNNRSPSNENHESVERNAPVVEHVKREPPLPPSKAPMPISITLHSAGAPLIVTNKAPFGHSRKGGASAPEPPPAPQPPPPAPTASDFPPPPTPRNRGEPAPAPVVAPQPQPAPGKSWASLFSNKSSGPTTPAAPAPAPVAVAPVIAAEEPTSPTTAAPPVVPNIQKPVAKVPPFDASPLQAATVDKSSPTPRATTVAAVPAVSYSEKTSVNSTAGGARTAPDVRDVPVLKESSPVVPAQPSPFSDDPNSYRMGEFLAKYQLDNRPVSLLPRGLTNRSNFCYVNAILQALIACPPFYNMLKALPYQTRRGKSSTPVIDSLVELCYEFSPLAGAARGGRGTSGPAGGAPAVPAGPPLEGGAGQRVLRALRPFPGSQEGRQEDAEEFLGCLLNSLNDEMLELMKLVEPEEASGAGPAGPAAGGSSEDDDEWKVMGPRNRGAVERRWAARRTPVADIFRGRTRLRLHRAAHHDVTDAVQPFFTLQLDIERAGSVKDALELVAGKDTLEGVSDAWQQLSLEQLPVVLLLHLKCFQLDADGHTAKIVKNVDYPIDLKIDPKIMSSKQKYTSKQRLYKLFAVVYHEGVEAVKGHYLTDTYHGQVGWIRYDDSTVTQVAEAAVLKPKAPRMPYLLMYRRHDTLPPHRAAPPKPE, translated from the exons TACCCGCCGCCGCACCACAACCACCACTGGCCCGTGGCGCCGCCCAACGTGTACGTGAGCCAGGTCACGGCCAACGTCAACGTGCACGGCTACATGGGGCAGTACTACCAGCCGCAGCCGCAGTacccgcccgcgcccgccgagCGCGCCGCGCGCGCGCACCGCCGCGAGCGCCGCGCCAAGCGCGCGCCgtccccgccgccgccgccctaCTACCTGCAGTACCCGCAGTACTACCCCGCGGCGCAGGCGCAGGGCGCGCCGCTCTACCACCTGCCCGTGTACCAGCCCGTCGTGTACGGGCCCTACGCCTACCCGCCCTACTACCCGGACTACCCGATGCCCGTCGAGGGCGACCCCGACAAGGGGCCCGAGGAGTACCCGCAAGAAGTGGTCATGGAGCAGGAGGCCGTAGACGCGTACTACGCGAGCGCGCACTACGCTGCGCCGCCTTACGGTCCGCCCGTCGAGGGCGGCGTGGAGTACATGCCGCCCATGTACTTGCCTCCGCCCCCGCACCCGCCTCCCGTGCCGATGCCGCAACAGCCGCCCCCACAGACGACGCCGCACCAGTTCAATGTTCACGCCAAAAATTTTGTCCAGGGTCAGAGCCAGAATAAAACCTATGTTCCTGTTGAAAAACCTCAAGAACCGAAGACTACGCAACCTCCGGTGTCCGTATCGGCAGGCTCTGTCGAATCGCTTCCGCTTAAAGATCTCAAAATTAACAAGGGCCCCGGAAGCCCGAAACAAGGTGAACGAACGGTCGAAGCCGCCCTGCCGAAGGCTCCGTCTCCCACTGAAAAACTTCCCGCCATGGCTCCTAAGACTGACGTTCCGAAAGCCACCTGGACTGCTGCCGAAACTAAATCAGAGCCGGTAATAGCTAATCAATCCCCAGTCGCTAAGACGTTCCCTGTAGCCGCTCCGACTGTCGTTAGTCAGGCACCCTCTAACAAATTGCCTCCCGCACCTAGCAAGCCAACAAAAGGCCCAGCTGCACCTTTCTCCGGTGGCAAGCAACCTGCGAAGCCCACTGTGCCGCAGACCGTAGTGCCAGTGCAGCAGGCAGTCTCCACTCCCAAGGCACCCTTCGGTAGCAGACAGAAGCGTGACGGTCCCAATAATCGTTCCCCGTCAAACGAGAACCACGAAAGTGTCGAGAGAAACGCTCCGGTCGTCGAGCATGTAAAACGCGAGCCGCCTCTACCACCGAGCAAGGCTCCGATGCCAATTTCGATCACTCTGCACTCCGCTGGAGCCCCACTGATTGTGACTAACAAGGCTCCATTCGGACACTCGCGAAAGGGCGGCGCGTCGGCACCCGAGCCCCCTCCGGCCCCGCAGCCTCCTCCGCCGGCTCCCACCGCGTCGGACTTCCCGCCGCCGCCTACACCTCGCAACCGTGGCGAACCCGCTCCTGCACCGGTCGTGGCGCCGCAACCGCAGCCCGCGCCCGGTAAATCCTGGGCGAGTCTGTTCTCTAACAAGTCGAGTGGACCCACGACACCTGCAGCGCCAGCTCCCGCGCCCGTCGCCGTGGCTCCCGTGATCGCAGCCGAGGAGCCCACGAGCCCGACGACGGCGGCCCCGCCGGTCGTACCTAACATTCAGAAGCCAGTAGCCAAAGTGCCACCGTTCGACGCCTCTCCTCTGCAAGCGGCGACCGTGGACAAGAGTTCCCCGACCCCGCGAGCCACGACCGTGGCCGCGGTGCCTGCAGTCTCGTACTCTGAGAAAACATCAGTGAACTCGACGGCAGGTGGAGCGAGAACCGCACCTGATGTTCGCGATGTGCCTGTACTTAAGGAGTCCAGCCCCGTCGTGCCAGCACAGCCCTCACCCTTCAGTGACGATCCTAACTCTTACCGGATGGGAG aGTTCCTGGCAAAATATCAGCTGGACAATCGTCCCGTGTCCTTGTTACCCCGAGGCCTGACCAACCGATCTAACTTCTGCTACGTGAACGCGATTCTGCAGGCCTTGATCGCTTGTCCTCCCTTCTACAACATGCTGAAGGCTTTGCCGTACCAAACACGCCGCGGAAAGTCTAGCACACCCGTCATCGATTCCTT AGTGGAGCTCTGCTACGAGTTCAGCCCACTGGCGGGAGCGGCCCGCGGCGGGCGCGGCACCAGCGGGCCGGCGGGCGGCGCCCCCGCCGTGCCCGCCGGCCCGCCGCTCGAGGGCGGCGCCGGCCAGCGGGTGCTGCGCGCCCTGCGGCCCTTCCCCGGCTCGCAGGAGGGTCGCCAGGAGGACGCCGAAGAGTTCCTGGGCTGCCTCCTCAACTCGCTCAACGACGAGATGCTCGAG CTGATGAAGCTGGTCGAGCCGGAGGAGGCGAGCGGCGCAGGCCCCGCGGGCCCGGCGGCGGGCGGGTCGTCGGAGGACGACGACGAGTGGAAGGTGATGGGCCCGCGCAACCGCGGCGCCGTGGAGCGGCGCTGGGCCGCGCGCCGCACGCCCGTGGCGGACATCTTCCGCGGCCGCACGCGCCTGCGCCTGCACCGCGCCGCGCACCACGACGTCACGGACGCCGTGCAGCCCTTCTTCACGCTGCAGCTCGACATCGAG CGCGCCGGCAGCGTGAAGGACGCGCTGGAGCTGGTGGCGGGCAAGGACACGCTGGAGGGCGTGTCGGACGCGTGGCAGCAGCTGTCGCTGGAGCAGCTGCCCGTGGTGCTGCTGCTGCACCTCAAGTGCTTCCAGCTCGACGCCGACGGACACACCGCCAAGATCGTCAAGAACGTCGACTACCCCATCGACCTGAAGATCGATCCCA AAATAATGTCGTCCAAACAGAAGTACACGAGTAAGCAACGCCTCTACAAGTTGTTCGCGGTGGTGTACCACGAGGGCGTCGAGGCCGTGAAGGGTCACTATCTCACCGACACGTATCACGGACAAGTCGGATGGATCAG GTACGACGACTCCACGGTGACGCAGGTGGCGGAGGCGGCCGTGCTGAAGCCCAAGGCGCCGCGCATGCCGTACCTGCTCATGTACCGGCGCCACGACACGCTgccgccgcaccgcgccgcgccgcccaaGCCCGAGTGA
- the LOC142978096 gene encoding uncharacterized protein LOC142978096 isoform X2, whose protein sequence is MIHDYEFLDLSDVKEAELNRLQCALYERIPDISATGLAGGWSESTIEGGSCSPGSAGRATVSSSVDSVSGGECDMAPHSPARAAPHAHPHAPPYAQPPPAYPPPHHNHHWPVAPPNVYVSQVTANVNVHGYMGQYYQPQPQYPPAPAERAARAHRRERRAKRAPSPPPPPYYLQYPQYYPAAQAQGAPLYHLPVYQPVVYGPYAYPPYYPDYPMPVEGDPDKGPEEYPQEVVMEQEAVDAYYASAHYAAPPYGPPVEGGVEYMPPMYLPPPPHPPPVPMPQQPPPQTTPHQFNVHAKNFVQGQSQNKTYVPVEKPQEPKTTQPPVSVSAGSVESLPLKDLKINKGPGSPKQGERTVEAALPKAPSPTEKLPAMAPKTDVPKATWTAAETKSEPVIANQSPVAKTFPVAAPTVVSQAPSNKLPPAPSKPTKGPAAPFSGGKQPAKPTVPQTVVPVQQAVSTPKAPFGSRQKRDGPNNRSPSNENHESVERNAPVVEHVKREPPLPPSKAPMPISITLHSAGAPLIVTNKAPFGHSRKGGASAPEPPPAPQPPPPAPTASDFPPPPTPRNRGEPAPAPVVAPQPQPAPGKSWASLFSNKSSGPTTPAAPAPAPVAVAPVIAAEEPTSPTTAAPPVVPNIQKPVAKVPPFDASPLQAATVDKSSPTPRATTVAAVPAVSYSEKTSVNSTAGGARTAPDVRDVPVLKESSPVVPAQPSPFSDDPNSYRMGEFLAKYQLDNRPVSLLPRGLTNRSNFCYVNAILQALIACPPFYNMLKALPYQTRRGKSSTPVIDSLVELCYEFSPLAGAARGGRGTSGPAGGAPAVPAGPPLEGGAGQRVLRALRPFPGSQEGRQEDAEEFLGCLLNSLNDEMLELMKLVEPEEASGAGPAGPAAGGSSEDDDEWKVMGPRNRGAVERRWAARRTPVADIFRGRTRLRLHRAAHHDVTDAVQPFFTLQLDIERAGSVKDALELVAGKDTLEGVSDAWQQLSLEQLPVVLLLHLKCFQLDADGHTAKIVKNVDYPIDLKIDPKIMSSKQKYTSKQRLYKLFAVVYHEGVEAVKGHYLTDTYHGQVGWIRYDDSTVTQVAEAAVLKPKAPRMPYLLMYRRHDTLPPHRAAPPKPE, encoded by the exons TACCCGCCGCCGCACCACAACCACCACTGGCCCGTGGCGCCGCCCAACGTGTACGTGAGCCAGGTCACGGCCAACGTCAACGTGCACGGCTACATGGGGCAGTACTACCAGCCGCAGCCGCAGTacccgcccgcgcccgccgagCGCGCCGCGCGCGCGCACCGCCGCGAGCGCCGCGCCAAGCGCGCGCCgtccccgccgccgccgccctaCTACCTGCAGTACCCGCAGTACTACCCCGCGGCGCAGGCGCAGGGCGCGCCGCTCTACCACCTGCCCGTGTACCAGCCCGTCGTGTACGGGCCCTACGCCTACCCGCCCTACTACCCGGACTACCCGATGCCCGTCGAGGGCGACCCCGACAAGGGGCCCGAGGAGTACCCGCAAGAAGTGGTCATGGAGCAGGAGGCCGTAGACGCGTACTACGCGAGCGCGCACTACGCTGCGCCGCCTTACGGTCCGCCCGTCGAGGGCGGCGTGGAGTACATGCCGCCCATGTACTTGCCTCCGCCCCCGCACCCGCCTCCCGTGCCGATGCCGCAACAGCCGCCCCCACAGACGACGCCGCACCAGTTCAATGTTCACGCCAAAAATTTTGTCCAGGGTCAGAGCCAGAATAAAACCTATGTTCCTGTTGAAAAACCTCAAGAACCGAAGACTACGCAACCTCCGGTGTCCGTATCGGCAGGCTCTGTCGAATCGCTTCCGCTTAAAGATCTCAAAATTAACAAGGGCCCCGGAAGCCCGAAACAAGGTGAACGAACGGTCGAAGCCGCCCTGCCGAAGGCTCCGTCTCCCACTGAAAAACTTCCCGCCATGGCTCCTAAGACTGACGTTCCGAAAGCCACCTGGACTGCTGCCGAAACTAAATCAGAGCCGGTAATAGCTAATCAATCCCCAGTCGCTAAGACGTTCCCTGTAGCCGCTCCGACTGTCGTTAGTCAGGCACCCTCTAACAAATTGCCTCCCGCACCTAGCAAGCCAACAAAAGGCCCAGCTGCACCTTTCTCCGGTGGCAAGCAACCTGCGAAGCCCACTGTGCCGCAGACCGTAGTGCCAGTGCAGCAGGCAGTCTCCACTCCCAAGGCACCCTTCGGTAGCAGACAGAAGCGTGACGGTCCCAATAATCGTTCCCCGTCAAACGAGAACCACGAAAGTGTCGAGAGAAACGCTCCGGTCGTCGAGCATGTAAAACGCGAGCCGCCTCTACCACCGAGCAAGGCTCCGATGCCAATTTCGATCACTCTGCACTCCGCTGGAGCCCCACTGATTGTGACTAACAAGGCTCCATTCGGACACTCGCGAAAGGGCGGCGCGTCGGCACCCGAGCCCCCTCCGGCCCCGCAGCCTCCTCCGCCGGCTCCCACCGCGTCGGACTTCCCGCCGCCGCCTACACCTCGCAACCGTGGCGAACCCGCTCCTGCACCGGTCGTGGCGCCGCAACCGCAGCCCGCGCCCGGTAAATCCTGGGCGAGTCTGTTCTCTAACAAGTCGAGTGGACCCACGACACCTGCAGCGCCAGCTCCCGCGCCCGTCGCCGTGGCTCCCGTGATCGCAGCCGAGGAGCCCACGAGCCCGACGACGGCGGCCCCGCCGGTCGTACCTAACATTCAGAAGCCAGTAGCCAAAGTGCCACCGTTCGACGCCTCTCCTCTGCAAGCGGCGACCGTGGACAAGAGTTCCCCGACCCCGCGAGCCACGACCGTGGCCGCGGTGCCTGCAGTCTCGTACTCTGAGAAAACATCAGTGAACTCGACGGCAGGTGGAGCGAGAACCGCACCTGATGTTCGCGATGTGCCTGTACTTAAGGAGTCCAGCCCCGTCGTGCCAGCACAGCCCTCACCCTTCAGTGACGATCCTAACTCTTACCGGATGGGAG aGTTCCTGGCAAAATATCAGCTGGACAATCGTCCCGTGTCCTTGTTACCCCGAGGCCTGACCAACCGATCTAACTTCTGCTACGTGAACGCGATTCTGCAGGCCTTGATCGCTTGTCCTCCCTTCTACAACATGCTGAAGGCTTTGCCGTACCAAACACGCCGCGGAAAGTCTAGCACACCCGTCATCGATTCCTT AGTGGAGCTCTGCTACGAGTTCAGCCCACTGGCGGGAGCGGCCCGCGGCGGGCGCGGCACCAGCGGGCCGGCGGGCGGCGCCCCCGCCGTGCCCGCCGGCCCGCCGCTCGAGGGCGGCGCCGGCCAGCGGGTGCTGCGCGCCCTGCGGCCCTTCCCCGGCTCGCAGGAGGGTCGCCAGGAGGACGCCGAAGAGTTCCTGGGCTGCCTCCTCAACTCGCTCAACGACGAGATGCTCGAG CTGATGAAGCTGGTCGAGCCGGAGGAGGCGAGCGGCGCAGGCCCCGCGGGCCCGGCGGCGGGCGGGTCGTCGGAGGACGACGACGAGTGGAAGGTGATGGGCCCGCGCAACCGCGGCGCCGTGGAGCGGCGCTGGGCCGCGCGCCGCACGCCCGTGGCGGACATCTTCCGCGGCCGCACGCGCCTGCGCCTGCACCGCGCCGCGCACCACGACGTCACGGACGCCGTGCAGCCCTTCTTCACGCTGCAGCTCGACATCGAG CGCGCCGGCAGCGTGAAGGACGCGCTGGAGCTGGTGGCGGGCAAGGACACGCTGGAGGGCGTGTCGGACGCGTGGCAGCAGCTGTCGCTGGAGCAGCTGCCCGTGGTGCTGCTGCTGCACCTCAAGTGCTTCCAGCTCGACGCCGACGGACACACCGCCAAGATCGTCAAGAACGTCGACTACCCCATCGACCTGAAGATCGATCCCA AAATAATGTCGTCCAAACAGAAGTACACGAGTAAGCAACGCCTCTACAAGTTGTTCGCGGTGGTGTACCACGAGGGCGTCGAGGCCGTGAAGGGTCACTATCTCACCGACACGTATCACGGACAAGTCGGATGGATCAG GTACGACGACTCCACGGTGACGCAGGTGGCGGAGGCGGCCGTGCTGAAGCCCAAGGCGCCGCGCATGCCGTACCTGCTCATGTACCGGCGCCACGACACGCTgccgccgcaccgcgccgcgccgcccaaGCCCGAGTGA